A single Neoarius graeffei isolate fNeoGra1 chromosome 23, fNeoGra1.pri, whole genome shotgun sequence DNA region contains:
- the atcayb gene encoding caytaxin, whose product MGTTEATLRMENLEVKDEWQDEDFPRPLPEDGELDGLTDNHTSPPTCLHGGHGGSGAQSKRRTLIAPDINLSLDRSEGSLLSDDILDTPDDLDINVEDMDTPDETDSLEFITSGNELEWEDDALVARAKVGPGDGTSQGGEEGDGTARLWRTVIIGDQEHRIDMQVIRPYLRVVTHGGYYGEGLNAIIVFAACYLPDSGCADYHYIMENLFLYVISSLELLVAEDYMIIYLNGATPRRRMPGISWLKRCYQMIDRRLRKNLKCLIIVHPSWFIRTVLAISRPFISVKFLDKVRHVQSLEELAQIVPMEHVQIPECVLQYDEERPKAQTERLMEDQRQSDKSVPERPTSVAAEACP is encoded by the exons ATGGGAACGACAGAAGCCACTCTCCGCATGGAAAACTTGGAGGTGAAGGATGAGTGGCAGGATGAAGATTTCCCACG GCCTCTGCCGGAGGATGGAGAGCTCGATGGCCTGACTGATAATCACACAT CTCCCCCTACCTGTCTGCACGGAGGTCATGGAGGCTCAGGAGCTCAGAGTAAGCGCAGGACACTCATTGCTCCAGATATAAATCTGTCCTTGGACCGGAGCGAAGGGTCCCTCCTGTCTGACGACATCCTGGACACTCCAGATGATCTGGACATTAATGTAGAAGACATGGACACACCAGATGAAACAGACTCTTTAGAGTTCATCACTAGCGGCAATGAGTTGGAGTGGGAAG ATGATGCCCTTGTGGCGCGAGCTAAAGTGGGTCCGGGTGACGGCACGAGTCAGGGGGGTGAGGAGGGAGATGGAACTGCTCGCCTTTGGCGGACTGTAATCATTGGAGACCAGGAGCACCGGATAGACATGCAGGTCATCAGACCATACCTGCGTGTGGTCACTCATGGAG GTTATTATGGAGAAGGTCTGAATGCCATCATTGTGTTTGCAGCCTGCTACCTCCCAGACAGCGGCTGTGCAGACTACCATTACATCATGGAGAATCTCTTCCT GTATGTGATCAGCAGTTTGGAGTTACTCGTAGCTGAGGACTATATGATCATATACCTGAATGGAGCAACTCCACGCAGGAGGATGCCTGGCATCAGTTGGCTCAAGAGATGCTACCAGATGATTGATAGAAG GTTAAGGAAGAATCTCAAATGTCTGATTATTGTCCACCCATCCTGGTTTATTCGCACGGTTCTGGCCATCTCACGCCCTTTCATTAG TGTGAAGTTCCTGGATAAGGTTCGTCATGTGCAGAGTCTGGAGGAGTTGGCTCAAATCGTCCCTATGGAGCATGTGCAGATCCCAGAGTGTGTCTTGCA GTATGATGAGGAGCGTCCCAAGGCCCAGACGGAAAG GCTTATGGAAGACCAGAGACAGAGTGACAAATCAGTCCCAGAAAG GCCCACATCGGTGGCTGCAGAGGCTTGTCCATGA